The genomic region CCCTCGCTTGGGTTTAGCCCCTCCCACAGTCCTTTTAATGGACTTAGCCACGCCCACATTCCCCTTTTGGGGGGTTTAGCCACACCCACATTCCCTTATTTGGATTTAGCCACGCCCACATGTCCTTATTTGGGCTTAGCCACACCcccattttttaatttggtttttgcTCCACCCACAagttattattttgtatttgctCCGCCCACAGTCCTTTATTTGGGTTTAACCACACCCACATTTCCTTACGTGGATTTAGCCACACCCACTTTTGCCATATTTAGGCTTGGCCACACCCTCTTTGTGTCCTAAACCCCGCCCACTTTAAGccacaccccaaattccctaTTTTGATTTAACCCCGCCCCTTTTCCCAAACAAGCCCCGCCCCCGCTGACCTGTGGGCGTGTCCGGTCGGGGTGGGCGTGGCCGGGGCGGGCACAGGAAGCGCCTGCTGAGGCCGCAGCTGAGGCAGCGCTGGATGAGGCGGGGCTGGCCACGCCCTGGGGCGgggcagggggcggggtcaggcCCGGACACGCCCACAAGGCTCCAGGGATGTcacagaaaagccaaaaatccccaaaaaaaaacccaaaattccccaaaaatccccccaaaaactgctccaaaatccccccaaaatccccccaaaatccccccaaaaactgccccaaaatccccccaaaatcccccaaaaactgccccaaaatccccccaaaatccccccaaaaactgccccaaaattccccaaaaataccccaaaaactgctccaaaactccccaaaaatcccccaaaaactgccccaaaattcccccaaaaatccccaaaaactgccccaaaatccccccaaaattccgcaaaaatcccccaaaaactgctccaaaatccccctcaaatccccccaaaaaccccccaaaatccccccaaaaactgccccaaaattccccaaaaatccccccaaaaactgccccaaaaactgtttcaaaatccccctcaaatcccccaaaattcccccaaaaactgccccaaaatccccccaaaaactgccccaaaatacccccaaaattccccaaaaactgccccaaaattcccccaaaaactgccccaaaattcccccaaaattcccccaaaaactgctccaaaattacccaaaaatcccccaaaaactgccccaaaaatcccccaaaaactgccccaaaatcccccaaaaactgacccaaaaaccccccaaaatctgccccaaaatccccccaaaattccccctaaaaactgccccaaaattcccccaaaaactgccccaaaatccccccaaaaactgccccaaaatcccccaaaaactgccccaaaatcccccaaaattccccaaaaactgccccaaaattccccaaaaatccccccaaaatctccccaaaattccccaaaaagtgccccaaaattcccccaaaaaatcccccaaaattccccaaaaatccccaaaaaaaccccaaaattcccaaaaattcccccaaaaactgcccaaaatcccccccaaatccccccaaaaatcccccaaatccccacgAATCAacccaaactcccccaaaatccaatcaattcccccaaaactccacaaatcctcccaaaatctccaggaaattccccaaaatccaataaattccccccaaatcccacccaaaatccccaaaactccacAAATCCCAGgtcctcccaaaatcccctcaaaaatcccaaaaaatctcccccaaaaaaatcccgaaattccccaaaattccccaaaaatcccgaatttctccccaaatttcACCTCGGATCCGGATCCCGCTCCCGTCCCCGGGcgcctgcagggagcagcagcggcggcaCAGGCGGCGCTTGACAGAGGGGgacctgaaataaataaaattaaaataaattaaaataaaaataaattaaattaaataaccCAGAACACCCCACAGGCGGCGCTTCACCGATGGGgacctgaaataaataaaataaaataaaataaaataaatataaattaaattaaattaaataaccCAGAACACCCCACAGGCGGCGCTTCACTGATGGGgacctgaaaaaataaataaattaaattaaattaaattaaattaaattaaattaaattaaattaaattaaataaccCAGAACACCCCACAGGCGGCGCTTGACAGAGGGGgacctgaaataaataaaataaaaataaattaaaataaaattaaattaaataaccCAGAACACCCCACAGGCGGCGCTTCACCGAGGGGGAcctggaataaataaaataaaataaaataaaataaaataaaataaaataaaataaaataaaataaaataaaataaaataaaataaaataaattaaaataaattaaattaaatccccaaatccccccaaaatcctccccaaaaacctcccaaatccc from Zonotrichia leucophrys gambelii isolate GWCS_2022_RI unplaced genomic scaffold, RI_Zleu_2.0 Scaffold_64_270646, whole genome shotgun sequence harbors:
- the RPP21 gene encoding ribonuclease P protein subunit p21; the protein is MAAPVKDREALQRLNFLFQAAHWSLPVAPGLSRFLLRTQRAAGRRLVLRMSPSVKRRLCRRCCSLQAPGDGSGIRIRGRGQPRLIQRCLSCGLSRRFLCPPRPRPPRPDTPTGQRGRGLFGKRGGVKSK